The segment GTACCGGTGCATTCGGACTAGCTGACGGGGTAATCCTGATCCAGCCCCAATGCTTAAATTGTCATTTGGCCGAGGGCTGATGAAAACATGTCCTGTCCGCACACACAGATGAAGGCTGAATGAAGACTTGTCTGCAGCCCCAGCGCGTCCACACTCAAGTCCCGCCCCGTGGACTAGATACCAAATAAAGTTatgtgagcctgtgtgtgtgcgtggtgcCTGGCCTTTAAAGACAGGCCAAATGAATAGAATATTCAGCTAACGCGCTCCAATTTTCTGTTATGAAAGCCTTTATTCTAAATGTGTGATCATGTGAAGAATCAACAGGTTGTGAAAGCAGAGGGAATGGCTGCCGTCAAGCACAGCACACACTGGCGCTGTGATTTCTGCTCGTCTTTGCCTGCTGCTCCCCGACTCATGATTTCAAAGGCGATTATTCAGTAGATTATTACAGATTGGTCTAAAATGCTGAGTAATTCAGAAAATGTCAGTAAAATATACCAGTCGGGTTAAATTTTTACAGTAGATGTCGTAGCGCCACCTTGAGGTCGACCAATGCAGTTCAAAGGAAGGATTGAGCCAAGTGTCACTTGGAGGTGACGCATCCCCTCAACCCCTTCAAAAATATTGGGACAATGCatgagtttgtgtcttataCATTACTTTGGTATGCCTAGAGGAACATGTTTGTTCTGAATATATGCCATAAAAAACTTATCCAtggaaaaaatttaatttgtgtgaAAATCTACATAATGCTTAATGTATGAAACAATCTTGTTGAGGCTAAGGTGTGCTGCAGGCAAGACCACTGTACAGATTtaacttcaaaatattttttcatcaaaacagtaaaaattaataaataaatgtagaaaattcaaaacaacaaaaaggcacatatacagtagttaTCATGGTTAAAAATATGTCTTTCACGTGCACTTCACATTTCTGCTTGCTCTCAATTTATCCTTTTCTTTGAAAAAGTTGTTCTTcatgaaagcatttaaaaacCATTATAGAGTACAAAAAATACCCTATGTGTTGAAGATAACTGTTTATTACTGAGATATAGATGTATGTAAAAACCatgtcaacatttttaaaattaatttcataaattATTGTTTAGATTACGTCATTTTGGAGATTTTTGAGTTCGTTTTGTTATGCTGCCAAAACTGTCTGCAGTAGGGAACAACATACTTTGAGCTTGTAGTGTGCAATACCGTCTAAAACACTTGATCCTGTATTCCCACATTCcttcagaaaaagacaaatttagCTTTTCCTTACCTTTccagaaattatttattttaaggtgAAAACCATACAACATTTGGACTAAAACACTATTCTTACTAGCATATCCATACTCCTGGTAGCTGCCTGGACTTACTTGCATAACTTTTGTTGACTTGCCTGCAACTGGGGATTCTAAACTTGTGCTTATTGTTGGTATCAAGAAGGTGTTAAAAGAAAGACTGACAGCTGCAGAAAAAGTAAATATCTTACAATCATGTCATTTAGAAATACTAGAACATCATGTGAGTTCAGTCATGTGCAAGCAAGTGTAATTTCAATCACTAAGAAGGGCAGGTAATAAACGAAaattctaaaaaatgttttctgttgaaTCTATTGAAGGGTTTTTGGCATTCAGTAATTTGAACATCTGAGATGAGAGACCAGTTATCATTAATCAGGCGAGTCCACGTTCCTTTGAAATAACAGCAACATGTCTGTTTTGCAGGGAATTTATTGCTGGAGTTGTTTAGACATCTACAAAATTCATTTGAGTTACATATTAAGTACAACAAAACATATGCAAGACAGAACAAAATTCATCACGCTCAATAAATAACACAGACTATTTATTGAGTCGTAATATTAGTAGCTCAATTCGTGATTATTAGACctcattttattgtaaaaagGGAACATGTATTGTGTACTGATTTGTGAAATTTAAGACTAAAAACATCCAACTTACAgtcacacattttctttttggctCACAATAATACAAGTTTGAAATACATTGATGCAGCCTTAGTTTTAGAGTTAGAGGTGGTGAGTGAAAACCTAGACAGTTTCTTAAAGcttctatgatttttttttttttttaatgtaagggCTAAAATTAGTTTTAGTCTGTTAGGTTAGAAATTGATAGATTTTACAGTTTGCATGAAATATGCAAACTGTAAAAACTACATctgaatgtaaaaatacagtgcTACTACCAGTCCTTGTTattgtagtaataataatacatacataataaCGAAAAATAATTGGTGCAAATTTCACATTTGCGAACattgacaaacaaaataaatagaattaaaatgtaatcaagGATAAATAATCACATTAGATCATTACATCTATTCAGTCACACAAAACTTGTGAAGATATTCTACCTGGGTGTACTATAAAAAATtcttatcattttattattattttatagtaTTAATATCCATTATCATAATtaatgtgcaatttcctccgggattattaaagtttatatctatccatctatctaacGTTTCCAATGAACAATGGAACGTATGCCTGTTGAATTTTCATAACAAGCAGTAAAGTGTAATTATTTAAGCGGTTTTATTAGTACTTAACGAATAACTTTaattggttaattttttttaatactttttttttgaggggggggtgATAAATGTTCATAATTTAATGGggatatttattttcagatattaaaaaaaccccaatccgTCTCATATCGTGTTGTTTCAATAGAGGGCGCTAACACAAAGCACCAGGTGGTCACGGAGCAACTTGGGAGAGGAGGAGGCCATTCACCAGCCTGTTTTAGCTACACACACCTAGCTACTGTTAGCTAGCCGGCGGCTAACGAGCGAGCTAAAACACCAGTTTGTCTTCATGTCGCCAGTCTTAATAAGTGATGGCAAGAGAGCAGTGTTCCCAAATCGAAGCTGGTGAGTTCCAAGGGTCCTCTGTGGTCTCGATGAAACATTTCAATCAACATGTTTTGCGGCGAGCTAAGTAACCGAGTGCAACACAAAGCTAGATAACGTTAGCCTGGCTCAACGGTTCCATTAAAGCTAGCTGCTACAAAACTAATACATATTTCGTTATTTTCAGAACTATATTACCTCATTGCCAGATTTTTGCAGTCAGGACCTTGTAAAAAGGCAGCACAGGTAACACCCGACAATAAACCTGATATTACTTCACGTCTATTATAAATAAGTAGCTGGAGctagcagctaatgctaaccgTGTCCGTCTGTTGTTAGATTCTCgtcgaggagctggaggagtaTGAGGTACGTTCAAGTGGACTGTCGTGTTTTTATTCCGATGGAGTTTCCGTAAGACAGCCTATCTACTTGTCTGTGGAACTTCTTTTGAATAATTTGACCGATGTTGTTCAAAAAAGCTGCTTGCCAAGCTCGGGTGATACTGGGAATTTTCTGCCTTCTCTAACAGCCTGTCTTGTAACTTTAGTTGGTTCCTGAACGATGGAGTTGGGACGGGAGGAAATCCAAACGGACTTTCCAAGACTGGGTAAGTGTGATTTCTCATTAttaactttttaattaaataaagcaTACGACTTATATTTAACCGTGCAGTTGCATGTTATCAAATGTATGTAATTTATTTCGAACAATTAATCAGCATGGACATGATCGtaaagtatttatattttttaaaaacacattttaatatttcagtgaACGTACTCCTATTTTCTGGCACTCGGTGCGGTCTTCGCTAGTGAAGGCTAATTAAAGGAGAATAGAGACCAGCGCGTATTGTGATTGGATGAAGTGGGTCTAGAATGCCGTCAGTCTGCTCTTGGAGCGAATCAGGTCGCGGCTGTGTTTGCGAGCGAACCGGAAATCTCGTAAGCGGGTGTTGCGATTGGCTGTGTCCCCCTATGTCCCTCCTCacactttctcctcctccttccctttttgttgttttttttttcaccaactaCATTGTTAAACCATGCAGCAAAATATGAGTAGTTAGTGcacatcaataatcaatataGGCTAATCATTGTTTTTGAAGAATTAAAGTTATTTACCCACGCGGTTCTGTACAGACTCAAATCCACCGGTCGGTTGAAATAATTGGAATGTTGTATTCATATTAACCGGGTACCCTGTTCATTAAGTTCCTTTACATGCCATGTCTGTCTCATTTGCTACATTTGTAAAAAGTAATTATAAGCGCTCAATCAAAACAATCATTAAAATAGAATCAAGTTTTGTGATCAAAAAATTTTACAGGCTACTTATCGCaggtttaaataatttttttttgttttttattttatgtagttTAATAATCCCCAATGGGAagttagtagcacactctagtacacagtcaatcacatgcatatatagtgtgtacagaccctataacacacacacatacacacacacacacatacacaaggggacTGTAAAACATTGTTAGATCACTTAATAattgctgtgtgtgtatcttcTGCAGGTGATGTTGAACCAGCACATTCCTGCAGACTATCTTCTCCATGTTTGCCAGAGGATTGGCCCACTTATAGAGAAGGAAATCCCACCTAGTGTTCCTGGAGTCCAAACACTCTTGGGGCTGGGAAGACAGTCGCTGCTGCGCACCACCAGAAGTCAGTGTTTTGCTATTGCCCACCATAGTTCCTTTCATTTGTCACATCAATTATAATTTTTGTAGTTATTGTGTTTGTGGGGACGAAAGATCTGTTatcaaatcaaaaatattgattagAATTCACTTCTGGTGTGATTTAGGTTGTTGTCACAAAGTATGCAGTGGCTCAGCTGTCGCTGCACTCCACCGAGGACGTCCACCGGAACCACCTGTCCAGAATGGAGGTCCTCCTAATGTTGGTATGTAAAGCTTTTTATTGTGATGATTCACAGACAgaatgggttttctcctgcTTCTCTAGCTTCTTCCTACCGGCCAAAAACATGCAACGTAGGTGAATTGGCCACTTAAAATTAAGCATAGGTGACAATGTGTGCATGAGTAGGTGTTTAAGTGTAGCCCCACAGTGGACTGTGTGACCCATGATTGGATaagctgatgaagatgagacaatttctgagtgtcttgtcttcaagaaattgaatgaatgattcCTATTGAGCCAAAGAACTAAAAGCCACCAGAGCCGTTTTTCTCTGGTGGCTTTTAGTCTGCTTTAGTAGTCTGTTTCTTCCACTAATagtccatgtgtgtctttttaTTCAGTGTCAATCATGGCTGCTCGCCAGGCCTCAGGCACTACTCGTTTCAGCCATGCTCTTCCGTCTTCCTCCTACCAACACATGAAGATCCATAAACGCATCCTTGGCCACCTTTCTTCAGTCTACTGTGTAGCCTTTGATCGAACCGGTCGTCGGATATTTACGGTCAGTGATGATATGTTAGATATTATTCAActagtttcatttttgaatagGAAAACTAAATAATTCTCGCATTCAAAATGGCCTGTTCCTGTGATACAAAACATGGTCACATTAACTAAGGAACCTAATTGTTAATAATATTTCTGTGGAGACTGAAGTTAGTTCCCGATGAAATGTCCTTATATTTGTTGccaatatgtaaatattttaggGTTCTGATGACTGCCTGGTGAAAATATGGGCTACAGATGATGGCCGGCTCTTAGCAACACTCCGCGGCCACTCAGCAGAGATCTGTGACATGGCAGTCAACCATGAGAACACTCTCCTCGCCTCAGCAAGCTGTGACAAAACCATTAGAGTGTGGTGCCTACGCACCTGCGCACCAATCACTGTTTTACAGGCTCATTGTGCTTCCATCACATCCATACaggtgaggatgaagagttTGAATACAATTGACGAATATGGGAATCAGAGGCTTATTTCAGGAGAGAACAGCACTGAGAGATTTTTACTTTTCAAGGAGGTATCCCAAAACTGCATTGAACATCAAGGAAAGCTGATGACCAAGACTCCTGCTGTGTTTAAGGGAGGGTGGTTCAAATTGAacatagatggatagatggacatTGTTATCTTCGAACAAATGGCCCTTGCCTTCAGGTGCAGATGGGCTGCTGAGTCCTGCGCTGAGGCATTTTTTGTGGCAAAGGTCTTTCACTTGCCTACCACTTTCTATTCCCTTAGTTTTGTCCTGCTGCCAAAGGGACAATGCGGTACCTGGGCTCCACCGGTGCAGATGGTATGGTGTGTTTCTGGAAGTGGAACTCCTTAAGCATGAAATTCAAGTAAGAGTTTAAACCACCTGCTGCAGACATTTGAGCGCTACCATTTCTAGTTTTCACCAAGTTACTCTCTCACTCATGGAAATAACTAGAGCTGTCCTCATGTTTCCTCAGTGATCAACCAGTGAAATTTGTTGAGCGGTCGCGTCCAGGAGTACAAGtctccacttcctccttcaGTAGTGGTCAGTATTATACCTGCTTGTAAAATTTGATCATCCAAATGTTGCAGCCAGAGCTTCTCCTTTCTTCTATTCTGGTTGTTTTTggcaaaaaatataataaatcacttgataatttgttttaatggtGAACAATTGAAGTATATGGATGTACTCATTGTTGTAGACTGCATGTGTTCTTCCTGTATTTCATACTGTGTTTACTTACAACAGGTGGTATGTTCATGGCCACCGGTGGCACTGATCATATGATCAGGGTCTACTACCTTGGTGCTGAAGCCCCAGTGAAGGTCTCAGAGATGGATGCTCACACGGTAAAACACTGGCATTAGATGTATTGTTTCTATTTCACATAGTTGTACAAAGTTTAAAGTCTAAATTTTTTCCTCTAAATACATgctatgtttttcttttctcaggaTAAAGTTGTTGTTGTCCAGTTCAGTAATAATAGTGACAGGTGAGTATTTATTGAGGTTTACACGGACATTTTCGAGTTtgctttttaaagtttatttttgttatgtttttatttgtgcacaAACAAATCTACATATTTTACTAGCCTGCGGTTTGTGAGTGGCAGTCGTGATGGCACAGCCAGAATCTGGCATTACCAGCAACAAGAGTGGAAGACCAAATTCACTTTAGACATGACTACCAGGCTTCCTGGGTAAGAATAAATTTCAGTAGAGACGTCTTGCCTGCTTTTTCTGGCAACATAAActgcttttgtgtttgatttctgATTGGGATATTTTCCCCCAGGAGTCATGTTGCCAACGGGGATGATAAAACCAAGCTGGTGGTCACTATGGTAGCATGGGACCGAGCAGATAGCACCGTTATCACAGCAGTGTCAAACTACCTGCTCAAAGTGTGGAGCACAACCACTGGACAGCTGCTTCATGTTCTATCTGTGAGTTTCTGAATTTCTACTGTTCTGCTTGAGCATTAGAAAATATATTGAACAACTCTTGacataaaaatcaaatgaaaatatgtgcACTCTCTGTTTAAGGGTCATGATGACGAGGTATTTGTGATGGAGGCTCACCCATTCGACTCCCGTATAATGCTGTCTGCTGGCCACGATGGCAACATTTACATGTGGGATCTGACCAAAGGAGCCAAGATCCGCAACTTCTTCAACATGGTAAATGATTTCCCAGTAAGAATCCATGAAATATtgcagttttatttcatacacAGGTGTTCAGTTTGTATCTAAATACTTATTTCCAGATTGAAGGGCAAGGCCATGGTGCTATTTTTGACTGCAAATTCTCAGTGGATGGGCAACATTTTGCCTGCACTGATTCACACGGCCATGTTTTGATTTTTGGCTTCGGTTGCAGCAGACCATATGAAAAGGTAAGAGCAACAAACTCTTAGTTAAAGCGTAATTATTAGGTCACCCCAAATAACAAAGGAAAATTTGCTGATTTTTCTGTCTGCTATCCCCCAATTTGCAGAACCACCagcataaaaatgtttcatgatcCTATTAGCTATTTGGACTTTTGCCTAATATTACCAAAGCAGAGAAAGTGACATAGCTTCCATTTTGAAACTCCTGACTGTAAACATCACAAGTCTTTGGAGAAAAATCAAACTAGACCTTTAGATATTCCAGTCTTTCACTGCTACACACAACCGACCAACAAGGCaacaacactcacacacaagcaGCACTCTGTCTGATCCTGTGTACAGTAGCAACTTGACACGAGTGTTTTCATCTTAAATTCGTCACCTCAGTGGAATTTTAGTTCTAATGAAGCATTTTCACTACAATTATCTTTAATGACAGCAGTGTCCTTCTGTTTCTGTGGCTTGAATGTACAGCAGATTGTTGAAGATGACAGCATCATGGACATCTTGTAGCAAACACTTCTCAGAAATCATCCCAGGATATAGAATTCAtgttctgttttaaaatgaGTGGTTCCACATTTCAGGGAATTTTGAAATGCTGTTTGGGCTGAGACTGAGAGACTTGCTTGTAAGCTTGTATACTCCAGTCTAAATTACTGTGTGGGGAATTTGCTCTTGACAACCCTACTGCCAgtcccttttttaaaaagtacgtTATAGTAATATAATCGGAAAATATGGTGTATTTGTGGATTCAAGAACTTGTCTTTAAGAAAAAGCCTGAATTTAAGCTATTTTTCACCAAGGACAGTTTTAAAGACTCCTACTAACCATGAAGAAGGTCTCTGATGTGAATTTTTCTGTATTCAGCCTTTTTAAGAGAGCAAGTGAGTCACATTTTATATAATTCTTAACCAAAACATGCCCTTCTCTGCAGATACCTGACCAAATGTTCTTCCACACGGACTACCGACCTCTTATTCGAGATTCAAACAACTACGTACTGGACGAGCAGACACAGCAAGCCCCACACCTCATGCCTCCACCGTTCCTGGTGGATGTGGATGGGAATCCTCACCCTCCTCACTACCAGCGGCTTGTGCCAGGACGAGAGAACTGCAATGAGGAGCAGCTGGTACCCCAGCTAGGATACATGGctaacagtaataaaaaaaacacttccttGTTATTCATACCATTCAGAATGCTAACAcagattgaaaaataaaatagagtttAACCCAAAATCTGCCTCTCTGCTGCTTAGGTGATGGAGAGTTGGTTGAGCAGGTCCTTGGCCAACAAACGGCAGAAAACAGAGAGAGCTTATTGGACAATCTCATCAGACAGTTACAGAATGAACAGGACGATCGTCAGAATGCACAGCAGCAGGCCGATGATTCACAGGGTATGTTTCATCTCACATTATGTTAACACCCGGTTTTACAGTGACAATCTGTGTGATGCATCATTTTTCTTCTTATAGCTGTAGACGAAGCTGAGGTGGTGGCGTCTTCTCCTGACGCTGGTCCCCGCAGAAGTGGACAGGTGGATGGGGTGTGGCAAATGCAGCACAATACCCTACGCAGTCAGGTGGCCACAGAGAGGGACCTGCTGGCCTGGAGCCGCAGAGTAGTGGTCAATGAGTTGCCATCAGGGGTTTTCAGGTGAGGCCACAGGAAGTCGTGTCTGAACCAAGCAGATGCAGTAAGGGAATCACAGGGAAGGTACAAAGATAATTCATTGCTTCTTCAGACTTACACAGCAACTGAGGGACGATGACTGAAAAGAGTGAAAATTATTTAGctaaaatagaaaatgttaagaggttttttttatatttgaaagcaaaaataaacaccTTAACTCTGGATGGGTGCCACTTTGCTCGTTTTGTGTGAATAATGAAGTGAACTTCAAGTGAACTTAAAGTTCACTTTTAGTTAGTAGTTGTCTACAATTATGTGACTGAAAATAATTCTCTTTATTAGAGTTTCGGGTGAGTACAGACAAGCCAAAGGCGAACTGGAATGTTCTTTATACaatgcagagaggaggaagaaaccaGTACCCTGCACATTCAAGGTACATATTAATGTTTAGTGTTGCTTTCACATTTTGAATAAGTCTACTCTTCGGCTAATTCGTTTCCCTCTACCCTCCTTTTGCATCCTTTCTTCACCAAAGAGTGATCTTTTGACGACACGCCTGCGCTCGCTGCGGCccaccaagaagaagaagcagcagcgtCACACCTATCAGACCCGCTCAGCTCAAGTCCGCCGTCCGGGGACCAGAAGTCAAAATTCAAGCAACCGCCCAAACTCGGAGAGCCGTGTAGAGTCAGACAGCGATGGAGAGGTGTGTTTTGTcaattaaaatcatgttttttgaaaatgaaaataatttgaatgacATGGAAATGACATAACGTACCATCTGTTAGGTGatattcatgaaaataaaggtGGTTTTTGATGTTTGATGACAGCCAGCAGAGCAGGTGGAGAAAAGCGAGGCCTCATCTGATGGTGAATCTCAGTGGCAGAGTGAAAGCAGCTCCAGGTAAGTACCTTTAACTTTTCAGTGTTATAATGGTCTCCATAGTCACCCATCAAACAATGCAAATTTTTCAATGGCAGTGACTCCTCCAGTGAGTACTCAGATTGGACAGCTGACGCTGGGATCAACCTGCAGCCACCAAAGCGATCAACCAGGAGGCTCGCACAGCTTCAAGGCTACAGCAGctctgaggaggaagatggtAATGATAAGGCAAAGgaggacaaaaagaaagaaaatgagaagaggaagaagcccAAAGAGTCCAAACAGGTGAGCTAGTGCGTCCTTCAGCTCTTTTCTATACTGTACTTTGTGTTCAcagctttaaaaacaaattttataaaCTTAGAAACCCAATTCCTCCCTGACTGGACTTGATGCAGAGAAATGGCTTCCACCATCATGGATAATGGAGACCATGCCACGCCATTCTCCTTTTGTTCCTCAAATGGGAGATGAGGTAAGGAGCATCACGCTGGTATCCAACAGAAGAATGCAGGGCATTCATTTTCATCGTGTTTGTCCTGTCGTCCTCTAGCTCATCTACTTCAAACAAGGCCACCAGGCCTATGTTCGGG is part of the Antennarius striatus isolate MH-2024 chromosome 13, ASM4005453v1, whole genome shotgun sequence genome and harbors:
- the brwd3 gene encoding bromodomain and WD repeat-containing protein 3; this encodes MAREQCSQIEAELYYLIARFLQSGPCKKAAQILVEELEEYELVPERWSWDGRKSKRTFQDWVMLNQHIPADYLLHVCQRIGPLIEKEIPPSVPGVQTLLGLGRQSLLRTTRSCCHKVCSGSAVAALHRGRPPEPPVQNGGPPNVVSIMAARQASGTTRFSHALPSSSYQHMKIHKRILGHLSSVYCVAFDRTGRRIFTGSDDCLVKIWATDDGRLLATLRGHSAEICDMAVNHENTLLASASCDKTIRVWCLRTCAPITVLQAHCASITSIQFCPAAKGTMRYLGSTGADGMVCFWKWNSLSMKFNDQPVKFVERSRPGVQVSTSSFSSGGMFMATGGTDHMIRVYYLGAEAPVKVSEMDAHTDKVVVVQFSNNSDSLRFVSGSRDGTARIWHYQQQEWKTKFTLDMTTRLPGSHVANGDDKTKLVVTMVAWDRADSTVITAVSNYLLKVWSTTTGQLLHVLSGHDDEVFVMEAHPFDSRIMLSAGHDGNIYMWDLTKGAKIRNFFNMIEGQGHGAIFDCKFSVDGQHFACTDSHGHVLIFGFGCSRPYEKIPDQMFFHTDYRPLIRDSNNYVLDEQTQQAPHLMPPPFLVDVDGNPHPPHYQRLVPGRENCNEEQLVPQLGYMANSDGELVEQVLGQQTAENRESLLDNLIRQLQNEQDDRQNAQQQADDSQAVDEAEVVASSPDAGPRRSGQVDGVWQMQHNTLRSQVATERDLLAWSRRVVVNELPSGVFRVSGEYRQAKGELECSLYNAERRKKPVPCTFKSDLLTTRLRSLRPTKKKKQQRHTYQTRSAQVRRPGTRSQNSSNRPNSESRVESDSDGEPAEQVEKSEASSDGESQWQSESSSSDSSSEYSDWTADAGINLQPPKRSTRRLAQLQGYSSSEEEDGNDKAKEDKKKENEKRKKPKESKQKPNSSLTGLDAEKWLPPSWIMETMPRHSPFVPQMGDELIYFKQGHQAYVRAVRRAKAYGVNPQKQPWNRLDLRDQESVKVVGIKYEVGPPTLCCLKLAFLDPVSGKMTNDSFSLKYHDMPDVIDFLVLQQFYNEAKEHNWQADMRFRSIIDDAWWFGIVEDQQPLQPEYPDSLFQCYAVRWDNGEREKMSPWDMEPIPEEAALPEQVGDGVEVAEDELKALLYVPQEGEWGAHTRDEDCERVIHGINQLLTLELAKAFASPVNLQDYPLYCTVVAYPTDLSTICKRLENRFYRRISALMWEVRYIEHNARTFNEPQSPIVATAKMVTDVLLHYIGDQSCTDILELYHRLRSEISSGGEAMADLDVDSDTPGTSSGHRGSNLNSQKRGVVLDLKAWRGHCKELLRRMIASHDSAPFRQPVDLFEYPDYRDIIDTPMDLSTVSETLYEGNYENPMEFAKDVRLIFSNSKAYTPNKKSQIYTMTLSLSAFFEKHIISIISDHKSAVQNERRVRQRLSYRDRLHNGGSSPPVNPSPSAKGKHKSEKVSKPKKSQTSAKNRKRQNQAQKSSSVAAEEDIQPSSPSSGMSSESRTEGQRWGSCSQSAPLKKSGRQRSSNLSKSSKQQHNQEAPQSDDDEEESGSNSSSSESSSTSSSSSSSSSSSDSENSSDSEVEKYVEGGDHDYSKAPCQSLRLTLKGKVATSGKRKIKGGEDAAQRPKRARVQLPVEEEHDEDEEEEEEEEEEEEEDQQQISIEVKHEENEEEEEEEEEEEEDEEEEPEEEEEPEEEEEPEKGEEHEASSVLQTGPAAAAPRGRRGNRGKSRRVNTRNQGRRTVLYRDESEDDGHGSKEDPLNLGMSRSGRVRRMTEKARVSHLMGWGH